A genomic segment from Elusimicrobiota bacterium encodes:
- a CDS encoding type II toxin-antitoxin system VapB family antitoxin, which produces MHKTTLMLDDSLFKQAKRLALEQDKPLRAVVEEALRQYLYKPSHAPAQGDSLMDRFPPFNASLKGGLDRGSIYEEYLEHKVPKVKERRGKYR; this is translated from the coding sequence ATGCATAAAACGACGCTGATGCTGGACGACTCTTTATTCAAGCAAGCTAAACGCTTGGCCTTAGAGCAGGATAAACCGCTTCGAGCGGTAGTGGAGGAGGCGTTACGCCAATATCTCTACAAACCTTCCCACGCTCCGGCGCAGGGAGATTCCCTCATGGATCGCTTTCCCCCCTTCAACGCGTCGCTTAAAGGCGGTTTGGATCGGGGGTCCATTTATGAAGAATACCTGGAGCATAAAGTGCCCAAAGTCAAAGAAAGGCGAGGTAAATACCGTTGA
- a CDS encoding PIN domain-containing protein, which translates to MTLIDTNILVYAWLTNAPGHERARSFLSDAFNRRGEFCLAPQVLWEFFSVVTHPKKTNPPIAASVAAEIVESMMHCGLSILIPSLKANAITAELLKNFPQRRGGLIFDLYLAATALEHGVNQICTADLKHFENIQGLSAVNPLQ; encoded by the coding sequence TTGACTTTAATCGATACCAACATCCTGGTTTACGCTTGGCTGACGAATGCGCCCGGGCATGAACGCGCCCGTTCGTTCCTATCGGACGCTTTCAACAGACGCGGGGAATTCTGCCTGGCTCCTCAGGTGTTATGGGAATTTTTTTCCGTCGTGACTCATCCTAAAAAAACCAACCCGCCCATTGCGGCTTCCGTCGCTGCGGAAATCGTGGAATCCATGATGCATTGCGGCCTCTCCATCCTCATCCCATCGTTGAAAGCGAATGCCATCACGGCGGAATTGCTCAAAAATTTTCCCCAAAGGCGTGGCGGGTTGATTTTTGATCTTTACCTAGCCGCCACGGCCCTGGAGCACGGCGTCAATCAAATCTGCACGGCGGACCTGAAGCATTTTGAAAACATTCAGGGGCTTTCCGCCGTCAATCCGCTTCAATAG
- a CDS encoding ATP-binding protein: MVIVGGPRQVGKTTLAKSLLKNTQGYLNWDIPEHREKILRYQLPRAPLWVFDEIHKYRSWRNYLKGLYDKNGPGQKMLVTGSARLDFYRFGGDSLQGRYHYLRFHPLSVAELKITNRKDFDALLTLGGFPEPFFKGSPEAAKRWAREYRNRLIREDITALEGIQDLGNLELLILRLPELVGSPLSLNALREDLLVSHKTMAHWIMALERLYAVFRIAPFGPPKVRAIKKEQKHYHFDWSLVPDLAARFENMVAAHLLKTIHFKEDAKGKDMELRYFRTPDGREVDFVVLEDRKPIQLVECKWSDSEISKNLRYLKVKFPEAEAWQLSAAGKKDYVSPDGIRVVHALEFLKSLI; the protein is encoded by the coding sequence ATGGTGATTGTGGGGGGACCCAGGCAGGTGGGCAAAACCACTTTGGCCAAAAGCCTGCTTAAAAATACGCAGGGCTACCTTAATTGGGATATTCCAGAGCATCGCGAAAAAATTCTGAGATACCAACTCCCCCGGGCTCCCCTTTGGGTGTTTGACGAAATACACAAATACCGCTCTTGGCGCAATTACTTAAAGGGGCTTTACGATAAAAACGGCCCCGGGCAGAAAATGCTCGTTACGGGAAGCGCTCGTTTGGATTTCTACCGTTTTGGCGGCGACTCGCTTCAAGGCCGCTATCACTATTTAAGATTCCATCCGCTTTCTGTCGCGGAATTAAAAATCACCAACAGAAAAGATTTTGACGCACTCTTGACTCTCGGCGGGTTTCCAGAGCCGTTTTTTAAAGGATCGCCGGAGGCGGCCAAACGCTGGGCCCGCGAATATCGCAACCGCCTCATCCGCGAAGACATAACCGCCCTGGAAGGCATTCAAGACCTTGGCAATTTGGAGCTTCTTATTCTTCGCCTGCCCGAATTGGTGGGCAGCCCTCTTTCCTTAAATGCCCTCCGGGAGGATCTTTTGGTAAGCCACAAAACAATGGCTCATTGGATTATGGCGCTCGAGCGCCTATACGCTGTTTTCCGAATTGCCCCATTCGGCCCACCGAAAGTTCGCGCCATCAAAAAGGAGCAGAAGCATTATCATTTCGACTGGTCTTTGGTTCCAGATTTGGCTGCGCGTTTTGAAAATATGGTGGCCGCGCATCTTTTAAAGACAATTCATTTTAAAGAGGACGCCAAGGGCAAGGACATGGAATTGAGGTATTTCCGCACTCCGGATGGCCGCGAGGTGGATTTCGTGGTGTTGGAAGACAGGAAACCGATACAGCTGGTTGAATGCAAGTGGAGCGATTCGGAAATCAGTAAAAATTTACGCTACCTTAAGGTAAAGTTCCCAGAGGCCGAAGCCTGGCAACTTTCAGCCGCCGGCAAAAAAGACTACGTTTCCCCCGATGGCATTCGCGTCGTCCACGCTTTGGAATTTTTGAAAAGTCTTATTTAG
- a CDS encoding pyruvate, phosphate dikinase, protein MISEAPESTVDHKKTAQKFVYSFGSGAAEGDADLKNLLGGKGANLHAMTKLGLTVPPGFTITTEVCTHYYQRNQQYPKTLEAQVEEALGRIEASMNFKFGDSVKPLLVSVRSGARSSMPGMMDTILNLGLNDATVRALAALTDNERFAYDSYRRFVSMYAKIVLGLDGAFFEKALDKKKREKGATADHELSAQDAKALVEEYKSIVMMKTGKPFPQDPKEQLWGAVGAVFGSWMKPRAVAYRKLNHIPESWGTAVNVQCMVFGNMGEDSATGVAFTRDPASGEKEFFGEFLVNAQGEDVVAGIRTPQPINAASQNTANGHHQTLETLMPALYGELAAIGGRLEKNFRDMQDIEFTIQQGRLYILQCRNGKRTAKAALKMAVDMVHEGLIDKKEGISRVRPEQLEQLLHPTIDPKAKRDVIGRGLPASPGAASGAIVFDPETAERWVKESKKKVILVRVETSPEDIVGMNVAQGILTARGGMTSHAAVVARGMGKCCVVSCAGLEIDENKKEVAFSGRVFKEGDDLTLDGATGEVMAGVLPTVPAAGDANFTEFMGWADEFRRLGVRANADTPKDAAQARSFGAEGIGLCRTEHMFFEPDRITAVREMILAKTAEDRERALHKIFPMQKQDFVGILKSMRGFPVTIRLLDPPLHEFLPHGDQELKELADDLGISVEDIHRRAEHLKEFNPMLGFRGCRLGVIYPEIYSMQAKAIMEAAAELAIQGVEVLPEIMIPLVGYDSEFEAIREDIDRQCRAVLQKLKTKVDYKIGTMIELPRACLVADRIAKTAEFFSFGTNDLTQMTLGISRDDAASFIGSYVEKKIFATDPFSSLDQEGVGALVIQAVKLGRQTRKDLKIGICGEHGGDPASVHFFHKAGLDYVSCSPFRVPVARLAAAQAALSENE, encoded by the coding sequence ATGATCTCTGAGGCACCGGAGTCAACAGTGGACCATAAAAAAACGGCTCAAAAATTCGTGTATTCCTTCGGTTCCGGCGCGGCCGAAGGCGATGCCGATTTAAAAAATTTATTGGGCGGCAAAGGCGCCAATCTGCATGCCATGACCAAGCTGGGCTTGACCGTTCCTCCGGGGTTCACGATAACGACCGAGGTTTGCACGCACTATTACCAAAGGAATCAACAATACCCGAAAACGCTTGAGGCGCAGGTCGAGGAGGCTTTGGGCCGCATCGAGGCGTCCATGAATTTTAAATTCGGGGACTCGGTCAAGCCGCTGCTGGTTTCCGTGCGTTCGGGAGCGAGATCGAGCATGCCCGGGATGATGGATACGATTTTGAATTTGGGTTTAAACGACGCAACGGTGCGCGCTTTGGCGGCGCTGACCGACAACGAACGTTTCGCTTACGACAGCTACCGCCGGTTTGTGTCCATGTACGCAAAAATCGTTTTGGGTTTGGACGGGGCTTTTTTTGAGAAAGCCCTCGATAAGAAAAAGCGGGAGAAGGGAGCCACGGCCGATCATGAGTTATCTGCCCAGGACGCGAAGGCCTTGGTCGAGGAATATAAATCTATCGTGATGATGAAAACAGGGAAACCCTTCCCTCAGGATCCCAAGGAACAGTTGTGGGGAGCCGTCGGCGCGGTGTTCGGCTCTTGGATGAAGCCCCGGGCCGTGGCTTATCGAAAGTTGAACCATATCCCCGAGTCCTGGGGCACGGCCGTCAACGTCCAGTGCATGGTGTTCGGCAATATGGGCGAGGATTCGGCCACCGGCGTGGCGTTCACCCGCGATCCGGCGTCCGGGGAGAAGGAATTTTTTGGCGAATTTTTGGTCAATGCCCAGGGCGAAGACGTGGTCGCCGGCATCCGTACGCCGCAGCCTATCAATGCGGCGTCGCAGAATACCGCGAACGGCCATCATCAAACGCTCGAAACCTTGATGCCCGCGCTTTACGGTGAATTGGCCGCCATCGGCGGCCGCCTTGAGAAAAATTTCCGGGATATGCAGGATATTGAATTTACTATCCAACAGGGCCGGCTTTATATCCTTCAGTGCCGCAACGGAAAAAGAACGGCCAAGGCTGCGCTCAAAATGGCCGTGGATATGGTTCATGAGGGTTTGATCGACAAGAAAGAGGGCATTTCGCGGGTCCGCCCAGAGCAATTGGAGCAGCTTTTGCATCCGACCATCGATCCTAAGGCCAAGAGAGACGTGATCGGCCGTGGGCTTCCGGCTTCTCCCGGCGCCGCCTCCGGCGCTATTGTATTTGATCCGGAAACTGCGGAGCGCTGGGTTAAAGAATCCAAAAAGAAAGTGATTTTAGTGCGCGTGGAAACCAGCCCGGAGGATATCGTGGGCATGAATGTGGCGCAGGGCATTTTAACGGCGCGCGGCGGCATGACATCGCATGCCGCTGTCGTGGCTAGGGGCATGGGCAAATGCTGCGTGGTTTCTTGCGCTGGGCTTGAGATCGATGAGAATAAAAAAGAGGTCGCTTTCAGCGGCCGGGTTTTCAAAGAAGGCGATGACTTGACGCTCGACGGCGCAACCGGCGAGGTGATGGCCGGGGTCCTGCCCACGGTCCCTGCGGCCGGCGACGCAAATTTTACGGAATTCATGGGTTGGGCGGATGAATTCCGCCGTTTGGGCGTGCGGGCCAATGCCGACACCCCAAAAGACGCGGCCCAAGCCCGTTCCTTTGGCGCGGAAGGCATCGGGCTTTGCCGCACCGAACATATGTTTTTTGAGCCGGATCGCATCACCGCAGTGCGCGAGATGATTTTGGCTAAGACCGCCGAAGACAGGGAGCGCGCCCTTCATAAAATTTTCCCCATGCAAAAGCAGGATTTTGTCGGTATTTTAAAGTCCATGCGCGGATTTCCGGTCACGATCCGTCTTTTGGACCCGCCGCTTCATGAATTTTTGCCTCATGGCGACCAGGAATTGAAAGAGCTGGCCGATGATTTAGGCATCAGCGTCGAGGACATCCACCGCCGGGCGGAGCACTTAAAAGAATTTAATCCCATGCTGGGCTTTCGCGGCTGCCGTCTGGGCGTGATTTACCCGGAAATCTATTCGATGCAGGCCAAAGCCATTATGGAGGCGGCTGCGGAGCTAGCCATTCAGGGCGTCGAGGTGTTGCCGGAAATCATGATCCCGCTGGTGGGGTATGATTCCGAGTTCGAGGCGATCCGCGAGGACATCGATCGTCAGTGCCGGGCCGTGCTTCAAAAATTAAAAACCAAGGTGGACTATAAAATCGGAACCATGATCGAGCTGCCCAGGGCTTGCCTGGTTGCGGATCGAATCGCGAAAACAGCCGAGTTTTTCAGCTTCGGCACCAATGATTTGACCCAGATGACCTTGGGCATTTCCCGCGATGACGCGGCTTCGTTTATCGGGTCTTACGTCGAGAAGAAAATTTTTGCAACGGACCCCTTCAGCTCGCTCGATCAGGAGGGCGTGGGCGCTTTGGTCATCCAGGCCGTCAAATTGGGCCGCCAAACAAGAAAGGATTTGAAAATCGGCATTTGCGGCGAGCACGGCGGCGATCCCGCGTCCGTTCATTTTTTCCATAAAGCGGGCCTTGATTACGTCAGTTGCTCGCCTTTCCGGGTGCCCGTCGCGCGCCTCGCCGCGGCCCAAGCCGCGCTTTCTGAGAACGAGTGA